The Shewanella zhangzhouensis genome has a window encoding:
- the alr gene encoding alanine racemase: MKPFPRAEISSRALKANLKRLRQIAPGSKVMAVVKANGYGHGLLNVAQVLTDAHSDADADGFGLARLEEALEVRAGGVSARLLLLEGFFRSEDLPLLVEHDIDTVVHHVSQLDMLESVSLSKPVTVWLKIDSGMHRLGFHASEFEGVYQRLQQNHNVAKPVHLMTHFSCADEPQKDFTATQMAHFNALTQGLPGDRTLANSAGVLYWPQSQADWIRPGIALYGVSPVAGDLGSNHGLEPAMELVSQLIAVREHSAGESVGYGAYWTARRDTRLGVVAIGYGDGYPRNAPEGTPVLVNGRRVPIVGRVSMDMLTVDLGPAATDRVGDRALLWGKDLPVEEVAERIGTIAYELVTKLTPRVAVCLD; this comes from the coding sequence TTGAAACCTTTTCCCCGCGCAGAAATCAGCAGTCGCGCGCTGAAGGCCAACCTTAAACGGCTGCGTCAAATTGCCCCGGGCAGCAAGGTCATGGCCGTGGTGAAAGCCAACGGTTATGGCCATGGACTGCTCAATGTGGCCCAGGTACTAACCGATGCCCATTCAGATGCCGATGCAGATGGTTTCGGGCTGGCAAGGCTTGAGGAAGCTCTGGAGGTCAGAGCCGGTGGTGTGTCCGCCAGACTCTTATTACTGGAAGGCTTTTTCCGCAGTGAAGATTTGCCCCTGCTGGTGGAGCATGACATAGACACGGTTGTTCACCATGTCTCCCAGCTGGACATGCTGGAATCCGTCAGTCTGTCCAAGCCTGTCACCGTGTGGCTCAAAATCGATTCAGGTATGCACCGGCTGGGGTTTCATGCCAGCGAGTTTGAGGGCGTGTACCAGAGACTGCAGCAAAACCACAACGTGGCCAAACCCGTGCATCTGATGACACATTTCAGTTGCGCCGATGAGCCGCAAAAAGACTTTACCGCTACACAGATGGCCCATTTTAACGCCCTGACCCAGGGATTGCCCGGCGACAGAACCCTGGCTAACTCAGCAGGGGTGCTTTACTGGCCGCAAAGCCAGGCCGATTGGATTCGTCCGGGCATTGCGCTTTATGGCGTGTCTCCCGTAGCGGGTGACCTTGGAAGCAACCACGGCCTCGAACCTGCAATGGAGCTGGTATCGCAATTGATAGCGGTGCGGGAGCACAGCGCCGGCGAGAGTGTGGGCTATGGCGCATACTGGACGGCCAGACGCGATACGCGCCTTGGTGTGGTGGCCATAGGTTATGGTGACGGTTACCCCCGCAATGCCCCCGAGGGCACGCCGGTACTGGTTAATGGCCGACGGGTGCCCATTGTTGGCCGGGTTTCCATGGACATGCTGACAGTGGACCTGGGGCCTGCCGCCACAGATAGAGTGGGTGACAGGGCACTTCTCTGGGGCAAGGATCTGCCCGTGGAAGAGGTGGCGGAGCGAATTGGCACCATTGCCTATGAGTTGGTGACCAAGCTAACCCCAAGGGTGGCGGTTTGCCTCGATTAA
- the dnaB gene encoding replicative DNA helicase produces MSQETAFKPKGKLKDAQVEAIKMPPHSIEAEQSVLGGLMLDAEAWDKVAEAVVREDFYSRSHRLIFSAMQKLVEQGQPLDLITVSEQLELNNELDDAGGFAYLGEIAKNTPSAGNILSYAEIVRERAVVREMIRVAHEIADAGYNPEGRDSSALLDLAETKVFKIAEQRANANEGPEDIKAILEKTVDKIEQLYNNPHNGVTGVSSGFSDLDRMTAGFQSGDLVIVAARPSMGKTTFAMNLCEYAAMNEDKPVLIFSLEMPSEQIMMRMLASLGRVDQTKVRTGQLDDEDWARVSSTMGLMLEQGKMYIDDSSGLTPTEVRSRARRVAREWGGLSMIMVDYLQLMQVPALADNRTLEIAEISRSLKALAKELEIPVIALSQLNRSLEQRADKRPVNSDLRESGSIEQDADLIMFIYRDEVYNNDSQDKGTAEIIIGKQRNGPIGRVRLTFQGQFSRFDNYAGPQFEED; encoded by the coding sequence ATGTCACAGGAAACCGCCTTTAAACCAAAGGGCAAGTTAAAAGATGCCCAGGTTGAAGCCATCAAAATGCCGCCGCATTCGATAGAGGCCGAGCAATCGGTGCTTGGCGGCCTGATGTTGGATGCTGAGGCTTGGGACAAAGTGGCTGAAGCCGTGGTTCGTGAAGACTTTTACTCCCGTTCCCACCGATTGATTTTCTCTGCCATGCAAAAGCTGGTGGAGCAGGGCCAGCCCCTGGATTTGATTACAGTGTCAGAGCAGCTCGAACTGAATAACGAGCTGGACGATGCCGGTGGTTTTGCCTATTTGGGTGAAATTGCCAAAAACACCCCCAGCGCCGGTAACATATTGTCTTACGCTGAAATTGTGCGTGAGCGCGCCGTGGTGCGGGAAATGATTCGGGTTGCCCACGAGATTGCCGATGCGGGATATAACCCTGAAGGCCGTGATTCCAGTGCCTTGCTGGACCTGGCGGAAACCAAGGTATTCAAGATTGCCGAACAGCGGGCCAATGCCAACGAAGGCCCCGAAGACATCAAGGCTATCCTGGAAAAAACCGTCGATAAAATCGAGCAGCTCTACAACAACCCCCACAACGGTGTGACCGGGGTATCCAGCGGCTTTTCGGATCTCGACCGTATGACGGCGGGTTTTCAAAGCGGTGACCTGGTGATTGTGGCCGCACGTCCGTCCATGGGGAAAACCACCTTCGCCATGAACCTCTGCGAATACGCCGCCATGAACGAGGATAAACCGGTACTGATTTTCAGTCTCGAGATGCCCTCGGAACAGATCATGATGCGTATGCTCGCGTCCCTTGGCCGTGTTGACCAAACCAAGGTGCGTACCGGCCAGCTGGATGACGAGGATTGGGCGCGGGTGTCTTCCACCATGGGGTTGATGCTCGAGCAGGGCAAGATGTACATCGACGACAGCTCTGGCCTGACCCCAACCGAAGTGCGCAGCCGTGCCCGCAGGGTAGCCCGTGAGTGGGGTGGCCTGTCGATGATCATGGTGGACTACCTGCAGTTGATGCAGGTTCCGGCGCTGGCGGATAACCGTACCCTGGAAATCGCCGAAATTTCCCGCTCGCTCAAGGCGCTCGCCAAGGAGCTGGAAATCCCGGTGATTGCCCTGTCACAGCTTAACCGCTCGCTGGAACAAAGGGCCGATAAACGCCCGGTAAACTCGGATCTTCGTGAATCCGGCTCTATCGAGCAGGATGCGGACCTTATCATGTTTATCTACCGGGACGAGGTATACAATAACGACTCCCAAGATAAAGGCACTGCCGAAATCATCATTGGTAAGCAACGTAACGGCCCCATTGGCCGGGTGCGCCTGACCTTCCAGGGGCAATTCTCCCGCTTTGACAACTATGCCGGCCCTCAGTTTGAAGAAGACTGA
- a CDS encoding S46 family peptidase, producing the protein MRNLVAAALVLSSGVALADEGQWQPYQMPSIADKLKARGIDIPAEQLADLSRYPMNAVVGLGYCTASFVSPQGLAVTNHHCAFRAIQYNSSKEKNYLADGFLATSMDKEPSAGPNERLYVTEAVTDVSAQIRDALPEEPLARVETIENRQKALIKECESDDNYRCSVRSFHNGLEYYLIKQLMIRDVRLVYAPPESVGGYGGDIDNYEYPRHSGDFTFLRAYVGKDGKPAPYAEDNVPYQPKSFLKINASGVKAGDGVFAAGYPGSTSRYRLTTELEFASDWLYPTQAKRFQARIDTIEAMGAADAELAIKYAGTVAGMANRMKKLNGLLDGFKATDIAAIKQQREDAFMTWYASHGDAKQMDELKALIKEGQTQYQTTYYFNNAQSSDLLTAANSLYRLAKEKQKADADRELGYQERDMKMFADRLKRIDSSFDVKVDRVLWQADIEEYLGQDQRVDVLDKMLTAKDGQDLSSMLDGLYATTGLTDQATRLGWMDKTPADFEASNDPFIKLAVALYDTRMAQEKAEKTLDGKLSIARPAMMQAVIAYNKDKGWPVYPDANGTLRITYGMVDGYQSRDALYKQPFTRLEGIVAKHTGVEPFNAPQKVLDAIKRGDMGTHKVDDLYPDARSFMCKLFSCQDKPEAFNSVPVNFLSSVDTTGGNSGSPVFNGRGELVGLNFDSTYEAITKDWFFNPEITRAVHVDIRYILWMMDKVDNAQNLLQELTLVTN; encoded by the coding sequence ATGCGCAACCTAGTGGCAGCGGCTCTGGTGCTTTCTTCCGGAGTGGCACTCGCCGACGAAGGCCAGTGGCAACCTTATCAAATGCCTTCCATCGCAGACAAACTCAAAGCCCGCGGTATCGACATACCAGCTGAGCAGTTGGCCGACTTAAGCCGCTATCCCATGAACGCCGTGGTGGGGCTGGGCTATTGTACCGCCAGTTTTGTATCCCCCCAAGGGCTGGCAGTGACAAATCATCACTGCGCGTTCCGAGCCATTCAATATAACAGCAGTAAAGAGAAAAACTATCTTGCCGATGGCTTCCTGGCGACCAGCATGGACAAAGAGCCTTCTGCCGGCCCCAACGAGCGCCTGTACGTGACCGAAGCCGTCACAGATGTCAGTGCACAGATCCGTGACGCCCTGCCGGAAGAACCACTGGCCCGTGTTGAAACGATTGAGAATCGTCAAAAGGCACTCATCAAAGAGTGTGAGAGTGACGATAACTACCGCTGCTCGGTCAGAAGCTTCCACAACGGCCTGGAATACTACCTCATCAAGCAGCTGATGATCCGCGATGTACGCCTCGTCTACGCGCCTCCTGAAAGTGTCGGCGGCTACGGCGGCGATATCGACAACTACGAATACCCACGCCACAGCGGCGATTTCACCTTCCTGCGCGCCTATGTGGGTAAAGATGGCAAACCGGCACCTTACGCAGAAGACAACGTGCCATATCAGCCAAAAAGCTTCCTCAAGATCAACGCCAGCGGCGTGAAAGCCGGTGATGGTGTATTTGCCGCTGGCTATCCAGGCTCAACCAGCCGCTACCGTTTGACCACCGAACTTGAGTTTGCCAGTGACTGGCTCTACCCCACCCAAGCCAAACGCTTCCAGGCCCGTATAGATACCATCGAAGCCATGGGCGCTGCCGATGCTGAACTGGCCATTAAGTACGCCGGTACCGTGGCTGGTATGGCCAACCGCATGAAGAAGCTGAACGGCCTGCTCGACGGCTTTAAAGCTACCGACATTGCCGCCATCAAGCAGCAACGTGAAGACGCCTTCATGACCTGGTATGCCAGCCATGGCGATGCCAAACAGATGGATGAACTCAAGGCACTGATAAAAGAAGGCCAAACTCAGTATCAGACCACCTACTACTTCAACAATGCCCAATCGAGCGACCTGCTAACCGCAGCAAACAGCCTTTATCGCCTGGCCAAAGAGAAACAAAAAGCCGATGCCGACAGGGAGCTGGGCTATCAGGAACGGGACATGAAGATGTTCGCCGATCGCCTGAAGCGTATCGACTCCAGTTTTGATGTGAAAGTCGACAGGGTGCTGTGGCAGGCGGATATTGAAGAGTATCTCGGTCAAGACCAACGCGTGGATGTGCTGGACAAGATGCTGACAGCTAAAGACGGCCAGGACCTTTCATCCATGCTGGACGGACTCTATGCAACCACCGGCCTCACCGATCAGGCCACACGTCTTGGTTGGATGGACAAAACCCCGGCTGACTTTGAGGCAAGTAACGATCCCTTTATCAAACTGGCAGTGGCACTCTACGACACCCGTATGGCCCAGGAAAAAGCGGAAAAGACCCTGGACGGCAAGCTCAGCATTGCCCGACCGGCGATGATGCAGGCCGTGATTGCCTATAACAAGGATAAAGGCTGGCCGGTATACCCCGACGCCAACGGTACCCTGCGTATCACCTACGGTATGGTGGATGGCTATCAATCACGTGATGCACTCTATAAGCAGCCTTTCACCCGTCTGGAAGGCATAGTGGCCAAACACACTGGCGTAGAGCCATTCAACGCGCCGCAAAAGGTGCTGGATGCCATCAAGCGTGGTGACATGGGCACACACAAGGTGGATGACCTCTACCCGGACGCCCGCAGCTTTATGTGTAAACTGTTCTCCTGTCAGGACAAACCCGAAGCCTTCAATTCGGTGCCGGTGAACTTCCTCTCCAGCGTAGATACCACCGGTGGTAACTCTGGCTCTCCGGTATTCAATGGTCGTGGTGAATTGGTGGGACTCAACTTTGACTCCACCTATGAAGCCATCACCAAAGACTGGTTCTTCAACCCGGAAATCACCCGGGCAGTCCACGTGGATATTCGCTATATCCTGTGGATGATGGATAAGGTGGATAACGCACAGAATTTGTTACAGGAACTAACCCTGGTAACTAATTGA
- a CDS encoding TonB-dependent receptor, whose protein sequence is MSRTNFRRSLLAASITTLLTINNPVFADNTTGSVYGTAKAGSTVTLVNPKTGIKREVVVGSDGKYSISNIQPGTYTAASDGESHVVIVTIGTGSSVYFGGGSTEVISVIGNRISSIDTSSVESTSVFLADQIELLPVGRDLTSVALLAPGTVQGDSGFGNLASFGGSSVAENAYFLNGFDVTNTRTLLDFADLPYDAVAQQQVKTGGYGAEYGRSLGGVVAVVTKRGTNDWQFGGTVYYTPDSLRASGKDALLNSPTTTPYLAYRSQNQNDKFSYVVHGSGPLIEDKLFFYAMFEGKHNTTDTFSTSGETSSSTENNSPKMLLKLDWNITDDQTFELTALRNKEEIDFVGYEYDEVTHTGQHGTVDPDSIRTFHTGGDILIGKYTAALTDNFTVSALIGSMKNEIYTDPDALPGYECPRVWDSRGPNPNALVYLGCWNRNQATIRDQEFGPDTDERLSYRLSLDWVLGDHNIRAGADIEQWESGAAGITYTGVGFDNKYFRYFTSRGRVNGVDVPAGTEYVRTWDGGSVSANYEVENTAFFIEDTWQVTDELLVYAGLRSESFVNRNADGVAFVEADNSIAPRLGFSYDVAGDSTQKLFGTWGRYYIPVAANTNIRAAGIEWRDIQYFYFEGIDPTTGAPVTIGDEIGQGAFDNRNAANPATIAVTDLDPMHQDELILGYQLALNEDWTTSIKFVHREVKDGMDDYCSHQPFIDWAEDNGYDNFDEDTMAGCLIMNPGKDFNLAMDLNNDGNLTNVTVPNSYIGLQSYDRTYKAIELNLAKASSDDWYMDASYTWSKSEGNIEGYVNSTLEQDDAGLTQDFDHPLFQENAYGYLPNDRRHQFKIFGAYYLTDELSVSANFNLSSGRPVNCNGYVPLTDDLGVDQGGLQGYSASSFFCVDENGEHQPTYRGQYGRTPWTHKLDLGLTYVPHWADNKLTLQMQVYNVLNQDRVTEYVETGDINRAEPQQNPEFLNARNFQSPRYVSFTARYNF, encoded by the coding sequence ATGTCTAGAACCAACTTCCGCCGCTCGCTTCTCGCGGCCTCAATAACGACATTACTGACAATAAACAACCCTGTATTCGCCGATAACACCACAGGTTCCGTATACGGAACGGCAAAAGCCGGATCAACTGTAACGTTGGTTAATCCTAAGACCGGCATCAAGAGAGAGGTTGTTGTTGGATCGGATGGCAAATACAGCATATCGAATATTCAACCCGGTACTTACACCGCAGCTAGCGACGGCGAATCACACGTTGTGATCGTGACTATCGGCACTGGTTCATCTGTGTACTTTGGTGGCGGTAGCACCGAGGTTATATCTGTGATAGGCAATAGAATATCTTCGATTGACACCTCATCAGTAGAGTCCACATCTGTATTTCTTGCCGACCAAATAGAACTGCTTCCCGTAGGCCGCGACTTGACTTCGGTAGCATTGCTGGCGCCCGGAACCGTACAGGGTGATTCCGGCTTCGGTAATTTGGCTTCATTCGGTGGTTCTTCTGTCGCTGAAAACGCGTACTTCCTCAACGGTTTTGACGTAACCAATACCAGAACTTTGTTGGACTTTGCTGATCTTCCATACGACGCAGTAGCACAGCAGCAAGTTAAAACCGGTGGCTATGGTGCTGAGTACGGCCGCTCGCTGGGTGGGGTAGTTGCGGTAGTGACCAAGCGTGGTACCAACGATTGGCAATTTGGCGGCACTGTGTACTACACACCAGATTCACTGCGTGCCTCTGGGAAAGATGCATTGCTGAACTCCCCGACTACAACGCCTTATCTCGCGTACAGATCACAGAACCAAAATGATAAGTTTTCCTATGTCGTACACGGCAGTGGTCCATTGATTGAAGACAAGTTGTTCTTCTATGCGATGTTTGAAGGTAAACATAACACCACAGATACTTTCAGCACTTCAGGTGAAACTTCTTCTTCAACTGAAAACAATTCTCCGAAAATGCTGCTGAAGCTCGACTGGAACATTACAGACGATCAAACATTTGAATTAACTGCCTTAAGAAATAAAGAGGAAATTGATTTTGTCGGATACGAATACGACGAAGTCACCCATACTGGACAGCATGGTACCGTCGATCCTGACTCCATTCGCACATTCCATACTGGCGGAGATATCCTAATTGGTAAGTATACCGCTGCTTTGACTGATAACTTCACCGTTTCAGCACTGATCGGTTCGATGAAAAATGAAATCTATACCGACCCAGACGCGCTGCCAGGCTATGAATGTCCACGCGTATGGGACAGCCGTGGTCCAAACCCCAACGCACTCGTCTATCTTGGCTGCTGGAATAGAAACCAAGCGACTATACGAGATCAGGAATTTGGCCCTGACACCGACGAAAGACTCTCATATCGTCTGTCATTGGATTGGGTATTGGGTGACCACAACATCAGAGCTGGTGCCGATATTGAGCAGTGGGAATCCGGTGCTGCCGGTATTACCTATACAGGTGTAGGCTTTGATAACAAGTACTTCCGTTACTTTACTTCGAGAGGCCGTGTAAACGGTGTTGATGTCCCTGCAGGCACTGAGTACGTGCGCACATGGGACGGCGGTTCAGTTTCAGCAAACTATGAAGTCGAAAACACCGCCTTCTTTATCGAAGATACCTGGCAAGTAACAGATGAACTGCTTGTCTATGCCGGTTTACGCAGCGAAAGCTTCGTCAACCGAAATGCTGATGGTGTCGCTTTCGTGGAAGCAGATAACAGCATCGCCCCGCGTCTGGGCTTCTCCTATGACGTTGCAGGCGATTCTACCCAAAAACTTTTTGGTACCTGGGGACGCTACTATATACCCGTTGCCGCGAACACCAACATTCGTGCAGCTGGTATTGAATGGCGCGATATTCAGTACTTCTATTTCGAAGGGATAGATCCAACCACCGGAGCCCCTGTTACCATCGGTGATGAGATTGGCCAGGGTGCTTTTGACAACCGTAATGCAGCAAACCCTGCAACAATTGCGGTGACGGACCTTGATCCTATGCATCAGGATGAACTGATCCTTGGTTATCAGTTGGCCCTGAACGAAGACTGGACGACCAGCATCAAATTTGTGCATCGTGAAGTCAAAGATGGCATGGATGACTACTGCTCTCACCAGCCATTCATCGATTGGGCAGAAGACAACGGGTACGATAACTTCGACGAAGATACCATGGCAGGCTGTTTGATCATGAACCCCGGGAAAGATTTCAACCTGGCGATGGATCTGAACAATGATGGAAATCTGACCAACGTAACAGTTCCCAACTCATACATTGGTCTGCAATCATATGACCGTACCTATAAAGCAATTGAGTTAAATCTCGCTAAGGCCAGCAGTGATGATTGGTACATGGATGCTTCGTACACTTGGTCTAAGAGTGAAGGTAATATTGAAGGCTACGTAAACTCAACTCTGGAACAGGATGACGCAGGTCTTACCCAAGACTTCGACCACCCCTTATTCCAAGAGAATGCCTACGGCTATCTGCCAAACGATCGCAGACACCAGTTTAAAATCTTCGGCGCCTATTACCTCACAGATGAACTGTCTGTCTCTGCGAATTTCAACCTGAGTTCAGGTCGCCCAGTCAATTGTAATGGTTATGTACCTCTGACTGATGATTTGGGCGTAGATCAGGGGGGGTTGCAAGGTTACTCTGCCTCGTCATTCTTCTGTGTAGACGAGAACGGTGAGCATCAACCAACTTACCGTGGCCAGTATGGCCGCACACCTTGGACTCATAAACTGGATCTGGGTCTGACCTATGTCCCTCACTGGGCTGATAACAAGCTGACTCTGCAGATGCAGGTTTACAACGTATTGAATCAAGACCGAGTAACAGAGTACGTAGAAACAGGCGATATCAACCGTGCTGAACCACAGCAAAACCCAGAATTCCTGAACGCCAGGAATTTCCAATCGCCACGTTATGTGAGCTTTACCGCCCGCTATAACTTCTAA
- the rplI gene encoding 50S ribosomal protein L9 yields the protein MNVILLDKIANLGNLGDQVSVKAGYARNFLLPQGKAVVANAENVKVFEARRAELEAKLAADLAAAADRAEKIAALEAVVIASKAGDEGKLFGSVGTRDIADAVTAAGVELSKAEVRLPLGALRTTGDFEVEVQLHTEVKSVVKVTVVAE from the coding sequence ATGAACGTTATTCTGCTTGATAAAATCGCAAACCTGGGCAACCTGGGTGACCAGGTGTCTGTAAAGGCTGGTTACGCTCGTAACTTCCTGCTGCCTCAGGGCAAGGCCGTTGTTGCCAACGCTGAAAACGTAAAAGTTTTCGAAGCCCGCCGCGCTGAGCTGGAAGCTAAACTGGCTGCCGACCTGGCTGCTGCTGCTGACCGCGCCGAGAAGATCGCTGCTCTGGAAGCTGTTGTTATCGCTTCTAAAGCCGGTGACGAAGGCAAGCTGTTCGGTTCAGTTGGTACTCGCGACATCGCCGATGCCGTGACTGCTGCTGGCGTTGAACTGTCTAAAGCCGAAGTTCGTCTGCCACTGGGCGCTCTGCGCACCACTGGTGACTTCGAAGTTGAAGTACAGCTGCACACTGAAGTTAAGTCTGTTGTTAAAGTAACTGTTGTTGCTGAATAA
- the rpsR gene encoding 30S ribosomal protein S18, producing the protein MARYFRRRKFCRFTAEGVAEIDYKDIATLKNYITESGKIVPSRITGTSAKYQRQLARAIKRARYLSLLPYTDLHQ; encoded by the coding sequence ATGGCACGTTATTTCCGTCGTCGCAAGTTCTGCCGTTTCACCGCTGAAGGTGTTGCAGAGATCGATTACAAAGATATTGCTACTCTGAAGAACTACATCACTGAGAGCGGCAAAATCGTTCCTAGCCGTATCACCGGTACCAGCGCTAAGTACCAGCGCCAACTGGCTCGCGCCATCAAGCGCGCTCGTTATCTTTCTCTGCTGCCATACACTGATCTGCATCAGTAA
- the priB gene encoding primosomal replication protein N, which produces MTANSLVLTGSVLRVRRFKSPAGIPHCVVQLEHRSQRFEADLPRNVYCQIQAIMSGQHFECITDKLQAGMEIQVTGFLSTQQSRSGQSRLVLHAENVELKS; this is translated from the coding sequence GTGACCGCAAACTCTTTGGTGCTGACTGGCTCTGTATTAAGGGTCAGACGCTTTAAAAGCCCGGCCGGGATCCCACACTGTGTGGTTCAGCTTGAGCACCGAAGTCAACGTTTCGAAGCCGATTTGCCCAGAAACGTATATTGCCAAATACAGGCAATCATGAGCGGTCAGCACTTTGAGTGCATCACAGATAAATTGCAGGCAGGCATGGAGATCCAGGTAACAGGTTTTCTATCGACTCAACAGAGTCGGAGTGGACAAAGTCGCTTGGTACTGCATGCCGAAAATGTCGAATTGAAATCTTAG
- the rpsF gene encoding 30S ribosomal protein S6, producing the protein MRHYEIVFMVHPDQSEQVAGMIERYTGVITDANGKIHRLEDWGRRQLAYPIQDLHKAHYVLMNVEATAESVEELETAFRFNDAVLRSMVMRTKGAITEASPMAKAKDERDARRAAISERSSEADEAEENAEESAE; encoded by the coding sequence ATGCGTCATTACGAAATCGTATTTATGGTTCACCCTGATCAGAGTGAACAAGTAGCTGGTATGATCGAGCGTTACACCGGTGTTATCACCGACGCTAACGGCAAGATCCACCGCTTGGAAGACTGGGGTCGTCGTCAACTGGCTTACCCAATCCAGGATCTGCACAAGGCTCACTACGTTCTGATGAACGTTGAAGCCACTGCTGAGTCTGTTGAAGAGCTGGAGACAGCTTTCCGTTTCAACGACGCTGTTCTGCGTAGCATGGTTATGCGCACCAAGGGTGCCATCACCGAAGCCTCTCCAATGGCTAAAGCTAAAGATGAGCGTGATGCTCGTCGTGCTGCCATCAGTGAGCGCTCTTCTGAGGCTGATGAAGCCGAAGAAAACGCTGAAGAATCTGCCGAGTAA
- a CDS encoding DUF481 domain-containing protein: protein MINKRILSIGCLLLSLKAQALVPPQYQEPATGLTAEVEAGLQLNTGNTQSTSFNGRTRLIYDTKKAKQEALLKAYFASDSEKTTAEKYDVQLQSNYKVDSGYFFGRGEGTWDEFGSYTRLYTGSVGYGFDAISSYATKLKLEIGPGYQYSLAKATTTEPAPDANTDVIVRAAAKFEQRIHEYSSFTADLTAETGQNNSAVTLDMGYKNILFQDLAFKVGMNVKYTEVVPDGTEQVDTVTTFNLLYTFQ, encoded by the coding sequence ATGATAAACAAACGTATCCTCTCCATCGGCTGCCTGCTGTTAAGCCTAAAGGCACAGGCACTTGTACCGCCCCAGTATCAGGAACCCGCCACAGGGCTGACCGCAGAAGTGGAAGCCGGTCTCCAGCTCAATACGGGTAACACCCAGTCCACCAGTTTTAACGGTCGCACCCGGCTGATTTACGACACCAAAAAAGCCAAGCAGGAAGCCTTGTTGAAGGCCTATTTTGCGTCCGATTCAGAAAAAACTACCGCAGAGAAGTACGACGTCCAGTTGCAGTCAAACTACAAGGTCGATTCCGGTTACTTCTTTGGCCGCGGTGAGGGTACCTGGGATGAGTTTGGCTCATACACCCGCCTGTACACGGGTTCCGTGGGTTACGGTTTTGATGCCATCAGCAGCTATGCCACCAAACTCAAACTCGAAATCGGCCCCGGTTATCAATACAGCCTGGCGAAAGCCACCACCACTGAACCTGCGCCGGATGCCAATACAGATGTGATTGTACGGGCCGCCGCCAAGTTTGAGCAGCGAATTCATGAGTACAGCAGCTTTACTGCCGACCTCACCGCCGAGACAGGGCAAAACAATAGCGCAGTGACACTCGATATGGGTTACAAGAATATCCTGTTTCAGGACTTGGCCTTTAAAGTGGGCATGAACGTGAAATACACCGAAGTAGTGCCCGATGGCACAGAGCAGGTTGATACGGTCACCACCTTTAATCTGCTCTATACCTTCCAGTAA
- the rlmB gene encoding 23S rRNA (guanosine(2251)-2'-O)-methyltransferase RlmB, translating to MKKQELVFGIHAVESVLKHAPERVLELWLMTGRQDERVLPLLEIAQNWGIKAQQAARKTLDEKAESTQHQGIIIRVRPAKVLTENDLEALLDATETPFLLILDGVTDPHNLGACLRNADAAGVHGVIVPKDNSAGLTPTVSKVACGAAETVPLFQVTNLARTMKRIQERGVWIAGTAGEADSTLYEANLKGPLAIAMGAEGKGLRRLSREGCDTLISIPMAGSVSSLNVSVATGICLFEVVRQRLG from the coding sequence ATGAAAAAACAGGAATTGGTGTTTGGCATTCATGCGGTCGAGTCTGTGCTGAAGCACGCCCCCGAGCGTGTGCTGGAGCTGTGGTTGATGACAGGTCGCCAGGACGAACGGGTGCTGCCACTCTTGGAAATCGCCCAAAACTGGGGCATCAAAGCCCAGCAGGCAGCACGTAAAACCCTGGATGAAAAAGCCGAAAGCACACAGCATCAAGGGATTATCATTCGGGTGCGTCCGGCCAAGGTGTTGACCGAAAACGATCTTGAAGCCTTGCTCGATGCCACCGAAACCCCGTTTTTGTTGATCCTTGATGGGGTGACAGACCCTCACAACCTGGGCGCTTGTCTGCGTAACGCCGATGCCGCCGGCGTGCACGGGGTGATAGTGCCCAAGGATAACTCCGCCGGGCTGACACCGACCGTGAGCAAAGTGGCCTGCGGCGCGGCGGAAACCGTTCCCCTGTTTCAGGTGACTAACCTGGCGCGCACCATGAAGCGTATTCAGGAGCGCGGCGTGTGGATTGCCGGTACTGCCGGTGAAGCAGACTCGACCCTGTATGAAGCTAATCTCAAGGGGCCGCTGGCCATTGCCATGGGCGCCGAAGGCAAGGGGCTGAGACGCCTCAGTCGTGAAGGCTGCGATACCCTGATTTCCATCCCGATGGCGGGCAGTGTTTCCAGTCTGAACGTCTCGGTGGCGACCGGTATTTGCTTGTTTGAAGTCGTGCGTCAGCGGCTCGGATAA